Proteins from a genomic interval of Lycium ferocissimum isolate CSIRO_LF1 chromosome 2, AGI_CSIRO_Lferr_CH_V1, whole genome shotgun sequence:
- the LOC132046720 gene encoding glycine-rich domain-containing protein 2-like, whose protein sequence is MEMEQQLEWNEAQKIVINVDLIAAAKQHLEFLATIDRNRWLYEGPGLNMAIYRYNSCWLPLLAKHSECPFFEGPLVVPLDCEWVWHCHRLNPVRYKTDCEQLYGRILDNHNIVSSLKGISKMETEETWKNLYPNEPYDLDSARALSDKNPAQILESENCSNYDLVSAVKRQSPFFYQVSRPHMTNEVYLEGAVARYKGFLHLIRRNIERSIKSFSVPTYDIDLIWHTHQLHPISYCKDLVDIMGKVLNHDDTDSDRTKGQKLDTGFSGTTKLWEEIYGLRYWRAGAMYRGNTPSPLRTCAYASNPVSKKEDTFHADQKIIHLPEMKVLEVMLEIIGIRNLPEGHKGGFFVYFSKSQPDRIFNAKKKLTIFSETGEKQVAYFQCEPCGHLLLEIMSQSSHHLSISKSVEVIGSTALYLNDLTCPASKLTMEKWLEVVPTNKVEALEPICIRVAVSVTTPSAAPYVFHMVCAGAFSKISCFFTFRGRIQYAKNWTRVIDDAGDEIVSLQMRNSKISKRMSDSTLQKELIGINKAGETHTLAKLVGKAWLLMDSHWSLQFQTCSGDDGYLLELVGGSRIIKFFPGQKLDYEHKHCAKGRNQDDFMTAIEFSSEHPYGRALALLDLKCGVINVKEEWLLLPGIITAFILGDILRKKGYSSLLSIGNNLRDKNTSIEETNACNE, encoded by the exons ATGGAGATGGAGCAGCAGTTGGAGTGGAATGAAGCACAGAAGATTGTAATAAATGTAGACCTTATTGCTGCAGCCAAACAGCACCTTGAGTTTCTTGCTACCATTGATAGGAACCGTTGGCTCTATGAAGGCCCTGGTTTGAATATGGCAATTTATAG GTACAATTCGTGTTGGCTACCGTTGTTGGCAAAACACTCTGAGTGCCCCTTCTTTGAAGGACCTTTGGTTGTTCCCCTTGATTGTGAATGGGTTTGGCATTGCCATAGGCTCAATCCT GTTAGATACAAGACTGACTGCGAGCAACTATATGGGAGGATTCTTGACAACCATAACATTGTATCTTCTTTGAAAGGAATATCAAAAATGGAAACAGAAGAGACATGGAAAAATTTGTATCCGAATGAACCGTATGACTTGGATTCAGCAAGAGCTCTTTCAGATAAAAACCCTGCACAAATTCTAGAATCTGAAAACTGCAGTAACTATGATTTAGTCTCTGCTGTTAAAAGGCAAAGCCCCTTCTTCTACCAG GTGTCTAGACCCCACATGACAAATGAGGTCTATCTTGAAGGAGCTGTGGCTCGATACAAgggtttcttacacttaatCCGGAGAAACATAGAAAGATCAATTAAGAGCTTCTCTGTTCCAACTTATGACATTGACCTTATATGGCACACTCACCAGTTACATCCTATTTCGTATTGTAAAGATCTTGTTGATATCATGGGTAAGGTGTTAAATCATGATGATACTGATTCAGACAGAACAAAAGGGCAGAAGCTGGATACTGGGTTTTCTGGAACTACAAAACTCTGGGAGGAAATATATGGTTTAAGATATTGGAGGGCAGGTGCAATGTATAGAGGAAATACACCATCTCCTCTTAGAACTTGTGCTTACGCCTCCAATCCCGTGAGCAAGAAGGAAGATACCTTCCATGCGGATCAGAAGATAATTCATCTTCCAGAGATGAAAGTTTTGGAA GTCATGTTGGAGATCATAGGCATAAGAAACTTACCTGAAGGTCACAAGGGAGGCTTCTTTGTTTACTTTAGCAAGTCACAGCCTGATAGAATCTTCAATGCAAAAAAGAAACTTACTATTTTCTCTGAGACTGGGGAAAAGCAGGTTGCTTACTTCCAATGTGAACCTTGTGGACATCTTCTATTAGAAATCATGTCCCAGTCATCCCATCATTTGTCGATTTCAAAATCTGTTGAAGTTATAGGTTCTACTGCTCTCTATTTAAACGATTTGACTTGCCCAGCTTCAAAACTCACAATGGAGAAATGGTTGGAAGTTGTGCCAACCAATAAAGTAGAAGCATTGGAACCAATCTGTATACGAGTAGCTGTATCAGTTACAACACCTAGTGCTGCACCATATGTGTTTCACATGGTTTGCGCCGGAGCATTCTCaaaaatttcttgttttttcaCATTTCGTGGAAGGATTCAGTATGCAAAGAATTGGACTCGTGTCATTGATGATGCTGGTGATGAGATCGTTAGCCTACAAATGAG GAACTCCAAGATATCAAAGAGAATGAGTGATTCTACATTGCAAAAGGAGTTGATCGGCATCAACAAAGCTGGTGAGACGCATACTCTTGCTAAGTTAGTTGGGAAAGCGTGGTTGTTAATGGATTCCCACTGGTCCCTCCAATTTCAAACTTGCAGTGGCGATGATGGTTACCTTTTGGAGTTGGTTGGTGGTTCCAGGATT ATAAAGTTCTTCCCTGGTCAAAAATTGGATTATGAGCACAAGCATTGTGCAAAGGGAAGAAATCAAGATGATTTTATGACGGCAATTGAATTCTCTTCAGAGCACCCATATGGAAGGGCACTGGCGTTGCTCGACTTAAAATGTGGTGTTATCAAT GTCAAAGAGGAGTGGTTACTTTTGCCTGGCATCATAACAGCTTTTATACTAGGTGATAttttgagaaagaaagggtatAGCAGCTTGCTGAGCATTGgcaacaatttgagggataaGAATACTTCAATTGAAGAAACTAATGCATGCAATGAATAG